In Nyctibius grandis isolate bNycGra1 chromosome 17, bNycGra1.pri, whole genome shotgun sequence, the genomic stretch tgtcttaaacacatccagagatggtgactccaccactaaTTGGCACAAAGTTTTTTGCACAGTGTTTTCTGGAACTGCTGACTTGCCAAGGGATCTGTTTTGCcacagagaagctggaaaaggggctgggagaagaaagaagtacAGGCAGACTCAGAGTATGATGCAGCACAAATTTAATGAGGCTGAGGAATGGAAGGAAGCAATGTAAAGTGAAAGGAATACATTTCCATGGTCGCTGAGGACAGTACCCACTCATCCCTCTCACAATGACACACTCCGCGAAATGAGATCTTCCTTCTCCTTGTTTAAGTGGACTGTACTAATTCAGTCATGCAGAACAATTTCTAGTAATTACATATTTCACCTAGTCATtgtcaaatacaaaaaaaaagcgtAAGAGAACAAGACATTTGATCAGAAATATAAAGTAAAGCATAACAAAAGTAAGACAAGCAAAGGCCTGATTTTAGGGGATGCCGAGCTCCCACAGCTCTGTTAACTTCAGGTTGTGGGGATCTAACATCACATCTGAAAACCATGGCCATGAGCTCAGTCCTGCGTCGGGTCGTGCTTCAGCGTTCCGGGTCGTTCCTTCCTGCTCGCTCCTCACGCTTTAGCACGGCCCACAGAAGCCGCTGCGGTAGGTGTTGTAGCGACGGTAGGGCCGGCTGTACCCGCTGCCCAGGCCTGGGTAGCCAAAGCTCCCAAATCCCAAGGAGCTGCCGGAGGAGATGGGGACACCTCCAGCACTGAGCGCGCTCCCGACGGCTGCAGATGCTGAGGATCCCACAGTGgtgttctgggggaaggagctgaggatggggccGGGCAGGGTCACCACCACGGGAGAGGGCTGGATCACCACTGTCGAGTCCTGGCACTGCCTGACGCAGGGCTCGTTGCAGCTGTTGGCCAGCGGGGTTGGGCCACAGGAGGTGGGTGGACACAGGTCGTAGCAGGACATGGCTGTGGGGTGGAGGTAAAtctgaaacacacacaaa encodes the following:
- the LOC137671462 gene encoding feather keratin 4-like; this encodes MSCYDLCPPTSCGPTPLANSCNEPCVRQCQDSTVVIQPSPVVVTLPGPILSSFPQNTTVGSSASAAVGSALSAGGVPISSGSSLGFGSFGYPGLGSGYSRPYRRYNTYRSGFCGPC